The Mycoplasmopsis equigenitalium genome contains a region encoding:
- the tilS gene encoding tRNA lysidine(34) synthetase TilS encodes MSKILIAVSGGPDSMYLLNLYKNENIIACHINYNKRESALRDEGIVVNFCNQNNIKLYKKVLPKDFNFMNNFQDCARRIRYDFFKEVYALEKCDVLLIAHHLDDFVETCLMQEDKGVNPLYFGIKEETKLQGMNIKRPLLFKIRKKQIIDFLDLNKIPYGIDETNFLDIYERNKIRNKLKNINDNEFNKILEKFLKINKKCSEKNKEINTELEEWKKEKWSSDAFKKLVYKKEVLFAFIHANFNEVNITSKKLDEIIKFIESTVPTSSYKLKDDIFLKKKKHFIII; translated from the coding sequence ATGAGTAAAATTTTAATCGCAGTTTCGGGCGGACCCGACTCGATGTATCTCTTAAATTTATATAAAAATGAAAATATTATTGCTTGTCACATTAATTACAATAAACGCGAGAGCGCTCTGCGCGACGAAGGAATTGTAGTTAATTTTTGTAATCAAAATAATATCAAGCTATACAAAAAAGTTTTGCCAAAAGATTTTAACTTTATGAATAATTTTCAGGACTGTGCTCGTCGTATTCGTTATGATTTTTTCAAAGAAGTTTATGCTTTAGAAAAATGTGATGTTTTATTAATAGCCCATCATCTTGATGATTTTGTAGAAACGTGTCTTATGCAAGAAGACAAAGGAGTCAATCCCTTGTATTTTGGCATCAAAGAAGAAACAAAATTACAAGGGATGAATATAAAAAGACCCTTACTTTTCAAAATAAGAAAAAAACAAATTATTGATTTTTTAGACCTTAATAAAATTCCATACGGTATTGATGAAACCAATTTTTTAGATATTTATGAACGTAATAAAATTCGCAATAAATTAAAAAACATAAATGACAATGAATTCAACAAAATTCTTGAAAAATTCTTGAAAATAAACAAAAAATGTTCTGAAAAAAACAAAGAAATTAACACCGAATTAGAGGAATGGAAAAAAGAAAAATGAAGCAGCGATGCTTTTAAAAAACTTGTTTATAAAAAAGAAGTTTTATTCGCTTTTATTCACGCGAATTTTAATGAAGTTAATATTACTAGTAAAAAGTTGGATGAGATTATTAAATTCATCGAATCGACTGTTCCGACGTCATCTTACAAGCTAAAAGATGACATATTTCTTAAAAAGAAAAAACATTTTATAATAATATAA
- the pth gene encoding aminoacyl-tRNA hydrolase has translation MKLIVGLGNETEKYANTRHNYGFIVLDAFAQKYGLEFNKEKFNGVFTKLNDFIIAKPKTFMNLSGEFVRDICHFYNIRSDDVLVIHDDVSLPIGSATLKVKGGGGNHNGVKNVLKMLKVEELNRLKLGVGKDPNYEMKDWVLSKFTPEERQIINSKLDLYVDAISCFIYNDIYVAMNNYNAKLKGNNE, from the coding sequence ATGAAATTAATTGTTGGACTAGGAAATGAAACCGAAAAATATGCAAATACAAGACACAATTATGGCTTTATTGTGCTTGATGCTTTTGCACAAAAATACGGCTTAGAATTTAATAAAGAAAAGTTTAATGGCGTCTTTACAAAACTCAATGATTTTATCATTGCAAAACCTAAAACCTTTATGAATTTGTCTGGCGAATTTGTTAGAGATATCTGCCATTTTTACAATATTCGCTCTGATGATGTGCTTGTAATACATGATGATGTGTCACTACCGATTGGTTCAGCGACATTAAAAGTAAAAGGTGGTGGCGGCAACCACAATGGTGTCAAGAATGTTTTAAAAATGTTGAAAGTAGAAGAGCTTAATCGTTTGAAATTGGGGGTCGGTAAAGATCCGAATTATGAAATGAAAGATTGAGTTTTATCAAAATTCACTCCCGAGGAACGTCAAATTATTAATTCAAAACTTGACTTATATGTTGATGCAATTTCGTGTTTTATTTACAATGATATTTATGTAGCGATGAATAACTATAACGCAAAATTAAAAGGTAATAATGAGTAA
- a CDS encoding MSC_0882 family membrane protein, which produces MNEYKPKNFKEDTDAIIIVNNDNRTRKEEFVPEISEKDEKRAQENKMPVRLYKLHKSELTISYIKMGFHTIVIAITIILLSLQATGNLAPRIKSTSVGWYITLSLMLLGCGFFLIKHGINVSSIKTQINDYRLENVDTSVTPSFVGNSYISAARSNLVNIWLTSWINFYTLIFIAIILWLNKGSWTIDSKDGKFMMDINWPAILESGFGNVTFFVIMVAVSLGVFDILSITRYIYNYKKIKTVENYSPSNIAQYHEKANLRQLNKACLIISLVVLALFLSLVVIPLYVLFRKRRKRA; this is translated from the coding sequence ATGAATGAATACAAACCAAAGAATTTTAAAGAAGATACCGACGCCATAATTATTGTTAACAACGACAACAGAACCCGTAAAGAAGAGTTTGTTCCTGAAATTTCTGAAAAGGACGAAAAACGCGCCCAAGAAAATAAAATGCCTGTTCGACTTTACAAATTACACAAGTCAGAACTCACTATTAGCTACATTAAAATGGGGTTCCATACAATAGTCATTGCCATCACAATTATTTTGTTGTCACTTCAAGCAACAGGAAATTTAGCACCACGAATTAAAAGCACATCGGTAGGCTGATATATTACCTTATCGCTCATGTTACTAGGTTGTGGTTTTTTCCTTATCAAACACGGTATCAATGTTTCATCAATCAAGACTCAAATCAATGATTATCGACTTGAAAATGTTGATACAAGTGTTACACCTAGCTTTGTTGGTAATTCATACATCAGCGCTGCCAGATCAAATTTAGTTAATATTTGACTAACATCGTGAATTAATTTTTATACCCTAATTTTTATTGCCATTATCCTTTGACTCAATAAAGGTTCATGGACAATCGATAGTAAGGATGGCAAGTTTATGATGGATATAAACTGACCTGCAATTCTCGAATCAGGATTCGGTAATGTTACTTTCTTTGTTATTATGGTTGCGGTTTCACTTGGTGTTTTTGATATTTTATCGATTACAAGATACATTTACAACTACAAAAAGATTAAAACTGTTGAAAACTATTCGCCATCAAACATTGCGCAATACCATGAAAAAGCAAACCTTCGTCAACTTAATAAAGCTTGTTTAATTATTTCGCTTGTTGTTCTTGCTTTATTCCTTAGTCTTGTGGTAATTCCACTTTATGTATTATTTAGAAAAAGAAGAAAGAGAGCTTAG
- a CDS encoding YcsE-related riboflavin metabolism phosphatase produces the protein MNKMFEKIKIVAFDVDGTILPYGQHEIHKKIKKMLVDLRKKNYIVAIATGREYVTISNVLDDLSADYFIGANGAFIYDLNKKKEIYNDFIHINDVKEIIELTKPLVKSIYVTDSQNIHITHGDYENNWFLSKYMDKIKLLDYNNIDKNQISKIALSHSEEGTYEKIKAALDESGLPLAITATWSRGTFLAKENVDKSTALSVLAKKLDYTMENVMAFGDGTNDYKMIRDAGIGVSVLGKNYQDNLNNKVAKFIVAAPEDFGPLEFLRENKMI, from the coding sequence ATGAATAAAATGTTTGAAAAAATTAAAATCGTTGCCTTCGATGTCGATGGCACGATTTTGCCGTACGGGCAGCACGAGATTCACAAAAAAATAAAAAAAATGTTGGTTGATTTGCGTAAAAAAAATTATATCGTTGCAATTGCAACCGGACGTGAATACGTAACAATCTCTAATGTCTTAGATGATTTGAGTGCTGATTATTTCATTGGTGCTAATGGTGCTTTTATCTATGATCTAAATAAGAAAAAAGAAATTTATAATGATTTCATTCATATTAACGATGTAAAAGAGATTATTGAACTAACAAAACCGCTAGTTAAATCAATTTATGTCACCGATTCACAAAACATTCATATTACTCATGGTGATTACGAAAACAACTGATTCCTTTCTAAATATATGGATAAAATTAAACTTTTAGACTACAATAATATAGATAAAAATCAAATCTCAAAAATCGCTCTTTCACATAGTGAAGAGGGAACATATGAAAAAATTAAAGCTGCCCTTGATGAAAGTGGACTACCACTTGCAATTACAGCAACTTGATCACGAGGAACATTCCTTGCTAAAGAAAATGTTGATAAATCAACAGCACTTAGTGTGCTGGCAAAAAAATTGGATTATACAATGGAAAACGTAATGGCTTTTGGTGATGGAACTAACGATTATAAGATGATTCGCGATGCCGGAATAGGTGTTAGTGTCTTAGGAAAAAATTATCAAGATAATTTAAACAACAAAGTCGCAAAATTTATTGTTGCTGCACCCGAAGATTTTGGGCCACTTGAATTTCTTCGAGAAAACAAAATGATATAA
- a CDS encoding MHJ_0274 family protein, translating into MVTQNATKHLAAGGVGGTTGTVVLLSIAGTLLVLFILYSVIKSVLGKRKIKKQKALIEGLAQKGFEQAILDINALIRENDNKLENFEVSIGTYKMGEITGAARKFLSELIESDTYQTIFKNSGEYDDLYNQTLLLKDTKSNLWRKKLTDTLDFFAGLEENLKNSLEDFENRRLWAKNRIEKLYQKEKNEKL; encoded by the coding sequence ATGGTTACACAAAACGCAACTAAACATCTAGCTGCCGGTGGTGTTGGAGGTACTACAGGTACAGTTGTCTTACTCTCAATCGCTGGTACTTTGCTTGTGCTTTTTATTCTTTATTCGGTAATAAAAAGTGTTTTGGGAAAACGTAAAATTAAAAAGCAAAAAGCTCTTATTGAGGGGCTGGCACAAAAAGGTTTTGAACAAGCAATTCTTGATATTAATGCTTTAATTCGTGAGAATGACAACAAATTAGAAAACTTTGAAGTTTCAATAGGCACTTACAAAATGGGTGAAATTACAGGCGCGGCTCGTAAATTCCTTAGCGAACTTATTGAAAGCGATACATATCAAACGATTTTCAAAAACAGTGGCGAATATGACGATCTTTATAACCAAACTTTACTTTTAAAAGATACAAAAAGCAATCTTTGACGCAAAAAACTAACTGATACACTTGATTTTTTTGCGGGGCTTGAAGAAAATTTAAAGAATTCTCTTGAAGATTTTGAAAACCGTCGTTTATGAGCAAAAAATAGAATTGAAAAGCTTTATCAAAAGGAAAAAAATGAAAAATTATAA
- the pgsA gene encoding CDP-diacylglycerol--glycerol-3-phosphate 3-phosphatidyltransferase, which translates to MKNYNLPNKLTISRLILVIPFIVCLTMYKVSISINNMGYEIYGRIFLGVSLLIFMVAMFTDYLDGHYARKNKTITEFGKLWDPLADKIITTTALLFLVGFRMVPVWILLIHILRDLIVDGARVVMAKYNIELSASIWGKLKTLFLSFGIIVVMGFYTGFSVDAHLIKHENQTFQYWLDVIVNHSLNIFIILSVFFSIYSGVLYLKSIWPYLSQR; encoded by the coding sequence ATGAAAAATTATAACCTACCCAATAAATTAACAATTAGTCGCTTAATTTTAGTAATTCCTTTTATTGTTTGTCTTACTATGTACAAAGTAAGTATTTCAATTAACAATATGGGTTATGAAATTTATGGTCGTATATTCCTAGGTGTTTCGCTTCTTATTTTTATGGTTGCAATGTTTACAGATTATCTTGATGGACACTATGCAAGAAAAAATAAAACGATCACTGAATTTGGTAAGTTGTGAGACCCTCTTGCTGACAAAATTATTACAACAACTGCATTATTATTTTTAGTTGGTTTTAGAATGGTGCCTGTTTGAATTTTATTAATTCACATTCTTCGCGATTTAATTGTTGATGGCGCAAGAGTTGTGATGGCAAAATATAATATTGAGCTTTCTGCATCAATTTGAGGAAAACTTAAAACATTATTTTTATCATTCGGAATTATTGTTGTGATGGGATTTTACACAGGTTTTAGCGTTGATGCTCATTTAATCAAACACGAAAATCAAACCTTTCAATACTGACTTGATGTAATTGTAAATCACTCACTAAATATCTTTATTATTCTTTCTGTTTTCTTTAGTATTTATTCAGGAGTTTTATATTTAAAATCGATTTGACCATATTTAAGTCAAAGATAA